Proteins from one Oscillatoria nigro-viridis PCC 7112 genomic window:
- a CDS encoding GNAT family N-acetyltransferase has translation MEYLIFREADRDDIQAIVNIHNSHARSQNTSIERGFLLTQITEDEIVKSLNNSCRYFVAAKTDGEILGFVAISKPKISDEMLDKIIWKDEVFQKRVTSDRHFYLERVATKLDWMGRGVARFMYKEIYQFFPNSFISLFIVTQPISNTRSLMFHQKQGFEQIGTLQIDLFLDLENYECIVMFKET, from the coding sequence ATGGAATATCTAATTTTTAGAGAAGCCGATCGAGATGACATACAGGCGATCGTCAATATTCACAATTCTCATGCGCGCAGTCAAAATACGTCGATCGAGCGCGGCTTTTTGCTAACACAAATTACTGAAGATGAGATTGTCAAAAGCTTAAATAATTCATGCAGATATTTTGTGGCAGCTAAAACCGATGGGGAAATTCTGGGATTTGTGGCTATATCAAAACCCAAAATATCTGATGAAATGTTGGATAAAATTATCTGGAAAGATGAGGTTTTTCAGAAACGAGTCACAAGCGATCGGCATTTTTATCTCGAAAGAGTAGCAACAAAGTTAGATTGGATGGGTAGAGGTGTTGCTCGATTTATGTATAAAGAAATTTATCAATTTTTTCCAAATTCCTTTATTTCACTGTTTATTGTTACCCAGCCAATATCTAATACCCGTTCCCTAATGTTTCACCAAAAACAGGGATTTGAACAAATAGGAACTTTGCAAATTGACCTATTTCTAGATTTAGAAAATTATGAATGTATTGTGATGTTTAAAGAAACTTGA
- a CDS encoding vWA domain-containing protein encodes METNNIEVVFSFDTTGSMYPCLTQVRRKIKETVTRLLDEIPGIRIGIIAHGDYCDAGSTYVTKHLDLSGDVGKICNFVQNVEPTGGGDAPECYELVLHEAQSLSWTPTNSKTLVLIGDDIPHAPAQTPQKLNWRQEVDKLAQMGITVYGIQALNRQHATLFYKELAEKSGGFHLNLDQFSYITDLFLAVCYQQSSNEQLQAYEQEVVSQGRMSRGLNKMFDTMLKREDATVYESAELRAVKPGRFQILEVDSEISIKAFVLENGLTFKTGRGFYEFTKTETIQGKKEIVLMERSTGDLFEGEAAREMLGLPMGETVRIKPSNLEKYAVFVQSTSANRKLMGGTRFLYEVEDWDR; translated from the coding sequence ATGGAAACCAACAATATTGAAGTCGTTTTTAGCTTTGATACAACTGGCAGTATGTACCCTTGTTTGACACAAGTTCGTCGGAAAATCAAAGAGACGGTAACGAGACTGCTCGATGAAATTCCCGGCATTCGGATTGGAATTATTGCCCACGGAGACTATTGCGATGCTGGCAGCACCTACGTAACTAAACACCTCGATTTGTCCGGCGATGTCGGCAAGATTTGCAATTTTGTTCAAAATGTAGAGCCAACTGGCGGCGGCGATGCTCCAGAATGTTACGAATTAGTCTTGCACGAAGCTCAGTCACTTTCTTGGACTCCAACTAATTCCAAAACCTTGGTACTAATTGGCGACGACATCCCCCACGCACCCGCTCAAACTCCTCAAAAACTTAACTGGCGTCAGGAAGTAGATAAGTTAGCACAGATGGGAATTACCGTGTATGGCATCCAAGCTCTCAACCGCCAGCACGCTACTTTATTTTACAAAGAACTAGCCGAAAAATCTGGCGGTTTTCACCTCAATCTAGACCAATTTTCCTACATTACAGATTTATTTTTAGCAGTTTGTTACCAACAGTCATCTAACGAACAACTGCAAGCTTACGAACAAGAAGTTGTCAGCCAAGGTCGCATGAGTCGCGGATTAAACAAGATGTTTGATACCATGCTGAAGCGGGAAGACGCCACTGTTTACGAATCAGCAGAATTGCGAGCCGTAAAACCGGGGAGATTTCAGATTCTAGAAGTTGACAGCGAGATTTCCATTAAAGCTTTTGTTCTGGAAAATGGCTTGACTTTTAAAACCGGGCGCGGGTTTTATGAATTTACTAAAACAGAAACTATCCAAGGTAAGAAAGAAATTGTGCTGATGGAACGTTCGACAGGGGATTTGTTTGAAGGAGAAGCGGCGCGAGAAATGTTGGGTTTGCCAATGGGCGAAACTGTTCGCATCAAACCGAGCAATCTAGAAAAGTATGCGGTTTTTGTGCAAAGTACCTCAGCAAATCGCAAGCTGATGGGGGGAACTCGTTTCCTTTATGAAGTTGAAGATTGGGATCGTTAA
- a CDS encoding Npun_R2479 family HD domain-containing metalloprotein, with protein MFNATAILIDAFVQELQAGYRRTYGKYKPDYPEIIAWAGTMALENIANCDALYHNVEHTMLVALVGQEILRGKHIREGGVSPEDWLHYLISLLCHDIGYVKGVCRQDQEAVGLYATGIDGGMVSVPIGATSASLTPYHVDRGKLVIDERFGGHTLIDAEQIKRNIELTRFPVPASETHQDRNNYSGLARAADLIGQLSDPNYLRKISALFYEFEEVGTNKILGYKSPGDLRQNYAKFYWNGVFPYIPAALNYLELTQGGKQIIANLYANVFQVEHAEPLAFKPKGQELTKYPAHSHLNGEKDGDSLQPVSGENKKFTDFQDLNL; from the coding sequence ATGTTCAATGCAACTGCTATCCTGATTGACGCTTTTGTGCAAGAGCTGCAGGCCGGCTACCGCCGCACCTACGGCAAGTACAAGCCTGACTACCCTGAAATTATCGCCTGGGCAGGGACTATGGCTCTGGAAAATATCGCTAACTGCGATGCTCTGTACCACAATGTGGAACACACAATGCTCGTGGCTTTGGTGGGACAAGAGATTCTCCGCGGCAAGCATATTCGCGAAGGGGGAGTGTCGCCGGAAGATTGGCTGCACTACCTGATCTCGCTGCTGTGTCACGATATCGGCTACGTCAAAGGTGTTTGCCGCCAAGACCAAGAAGCTGTGGGACTCTACGCTACGGGTATTGACGGGGGCATGGTTTCTGTGCCGATCGGCGCAACTTCTGCCAGTTTAACTCCTTATCATGTCGATCGAGGAAAACTCGTAATTGACGAACGCTTCGGCGGCCACACATTAATTGATGCCGAACAAATCAAGCGCAATATTGAATTGACGCGCTTCCCAGTTCCTGCTAGCGAAACTCATCAAGACCGAAATAATTATTCTGGACTCGCTAGGGCCGCCGATTTGATCGGTCAGTTGAGCGATCCAAATTACCTGCGAAAAATAAGTGCCCTGTTCTACGAATTTGAGGAAGTCGGCACTAATAAAATCTTGGGCTACAAATCTCCGGGAGATTTGCGGCAAAATTACGCCAAGTTTTATTGGAATGGAGTTTTTCCCTACATTCCAGCAGCTTTGAACTACTTGGAATTGACCCAGGGAGGCAAACAAATTATTGCCAACCTCTACGCCAATGTCTTTCAGGTTGAACACGCTGAACCGCTCGCTTTCAAGCCAAAGGGTCAAGAATTAACCAAATACCCCGCCCATAGCCACTTAAACGGCGAAAAAGATGGTGATAGTCTTCAACCCGTGTCCGGGGAAAACAAGAAATTTACCGACTTTCAAGACTTAAATTTGTGA
- a CDS encoding alpha/beta hydrolase, with translation MNCLFSSLSPAALRTRRSIAQKYLGLFAFTAVCTAAPAMGAERIYVTYGPLEESVPIESLALFAKEGKIDSNLDGFAQYVKKSQLAEIRSALQAKAEISHVTIAQFLYTPQGEVLLKRLGRVIQTKARQPGFYAIRSALILAASDPEGLTILNVLRKFPTYGIRIDIARGLAIANELTSLINRSNQTIAGVAQLSEAQAALEPAIPPAEMLQPQLPGPYTWKKSSVTLTSPNRDRTFDMDIYLPQRSPQPAPVVVISHGLGSDRLSFEYLAKHLASYGFAVAVPEHPGSNAQQIQNLVTGRANEVAEPAEFVNRPLDIKDLLDYLTKLSITDPAYQGQLDLQRVGVIGQSFGGYTALALAGAGINFAQLDKDCQLENQTWNLSLLLQCRARGLERNQYNFDDPRIKAVIAVNPIVSSILGETNLSKIQIPVMLIGGSADTVAPALLEQIQPFTWLTSPNKYLVLMNNGTHFSTIEESPQSLFLPPAEVIGPEPALARRYLSGLSLAFMESYLNNKSNFRPYLEPSYALSISRDTLGLRILRSLTPQQLQQFSSAPPPRIPASPPPIAPVSPPSPTPIAPVR, from the coding sequence ATGAACTGTCTGTTTTCGAGCCTCTCCCCTGCTGCCCTTCGCACTCGGCGGTCGATCGCCCAAAAATACCTAGGATTGTTTGCATTCACGGCTGTTTGCACCGCCGCACCGGCAATGGGTGCCGAGCGAATTTACGTAACTTACGGGCCGCTAGAAGAATCAGTTCCGATCGAATCCCTGGCACTGTTCGCCAAAGAAGGCAAAATAGACTCGAATTTGGACGGCTTCGCTCAGTACGTCAAAAAATCTCAGCTAGCTGAGATTCGCAGCGCCTTGCAAGCAAAAGCTGAAATCAGCCACGTGACGATCGCCCAATTCCTCTACACGCCTCAAGGAGAAGTGCTGCTGAAACGCTTGGGCCGAGTAATTCAAACCAAAGCTCGGCAGCCCGGATTTTATGCCATCCGATCGGCCCTGATTTTAGCAGCCTCAGATCCAGAAGGGCTGACAATACTCAACGTGCTGCGGAAATTCCCCACTTATGGCATCAGGATTGACATCGCCCGCGGCTTGGCTATCGCCAACGAGCTGACATCGCTGATCAACCGTTCCAATCAGACGATCGCCGGAGTCGCCCAGTTGTCTGAAGCACAAGCAGCTTTGGAACCCGCCATACCGCCCGCCGAAATGCTGCAGCCCCAGCTACCGGGCCCCTATACTTGGAAAAAATCATCGGTAACTCTGACGAGTCCAAATCGCGATCGCACGTTTGATATGGACATTTACCTGCCGCAGCGGAGTCCGCAACCCGCCCCAGTAGTAGTAATTTCCCACGGTTTAGGTTCCGATCGCCTTTCCTTCGAGTATTTAGCCAAACACCTAGCCTCCTACGGCTTTGCCGTCGCCGTGCCCGAACACCCAGGCAGCAACGCCCAACAAATCCAAAACTTAGTAACAGGGAGAGCCAATGAAGTAGCAGAACCAGCAGAATTTGTCAACCGCCCCCTCGACATCAAAGACTTGCTCGATTATTTAACCAAACTTTCCATAACCGATCCGGCCTACCAAGGGCAGCTCGACTTGCAGCGAGTCGGAGTCATCGGCCAGTCCTTCGGTGGCTATACGGCTTTAGCGTTAGCCGGGGCGGGGATTAATTTTGCACAGCTAGACAAAGACTGCCAGCTCGAAAACCAAACTTGGAACCTCTCCCTGCTGTTGCAGTGCCGCGCCCGCGGGCTAGAGCGCAACCAGTACAATTTCGACGACCCGCGCATCAAAGCTGTGATTGCCGTCAACCCGATCGTCAGCAGCATTCTCGGAGAAACAAACCTCAGCAAAATCCAAATCCCAGTCATGCTAATCGGAGGCAGCGCCGATACCGTCGCCCCCGCTTTGCTCGAACAAATTCAACCGTTCACTTGGCTGACATCGCCCAACAAATATCTGGTACTGATGAACAACGGGACTCACTTCTCAACGATCGAGGAATCCCCTCAAAGCCTCTTTCTGCCACCAGCAGAGGTCATCGGACCCGAACCAGCTTTAGCCCGCCGCTACCTCAGCGGACTCAGCCTAGCTTTCATGGAAAGCTATTTGAACAACAAATCCAATTTCCGCCCGTATTTGGAGCCATCCTACGCTTTAAGCATCTCCCGAGACACTCTCGGACTGAGAATTTTGCGATCGCTAACCCCGCAGCAACTCCAGCAGTTCAGCAGTGCTCCACCTCCTCGCATCCCGGCCTCTCCACCTCCCATCGCTCCTGTTTCTCCACCTTCTCCAACTCCCATCGCTCCCGTTCGTTAG
- the ligA gene encoding NAD-dependent DNA ligase LigA, which yields MGGVSYVCELKIDGSALALTYENGVLVRGATRGDGITGEEITQNVKTIRSIPLKLNLDNPPPVVEVRGEAFLSLAVFEEINREREKAGEQLFANPRNAAAGTLRQLDSKIVDKRRLDFFAYTLHLDRGNEENTQWDSLELLRTMGFKVNPYRKICYSLEEVREYYEHWDTERRNLPYMTDGVVVKINSVLLQKQLGFTQRFPRWAIALKYPAAEVPTIVEAVTVQVGRTGALTPVAELKPVQLAGTTVSRASLHNSDRLSDLNLHIGDTVIVRKAGEIIPEVVRVLPELRPQNAQIFQMPSCCPECEQPVVREKGEAVTRCINTSCPAILRGSLIHFCSRDALDINGVGEKLVQQMVDSNLVDSAADLYELTAERLMSLERMGKKLAEKLVSAIAQSKNQPYSRVLYGLGIRHVGTVNAQLLTERFANVEELAGVSAASIEGVYGIGPEIAQAVYQWFRVPANQSLIARLKTAGLQLQSEAKNPNLASTNLQLAGKSFVLTGTLPTLKRDEAKDLIQKAGGKVTSSVSAKTDYVVVGEDAGSKLEKAQSLGIELLSEAELLELLSTP from the coding sequence TTGGGGGGGGTTTCCTATGTTTGCGAGTTAAAAATTGACGGTTCTGCTTTAGCATTAACCTATGAAAATGGGGTTTTAGTTCGCGGTGCGACGCGGGGAGACGGCATTACCGGAGAGGAAATTACTCAAAATGTCAAAACTATTCGCTCGATTCCTCTGAAGCTCAATTTAGATAATCCGCCGCCTGTTGTGGAAGTGCGGGGAGAAGCTTTTTTGTCTTTAGCTGTGTTTGAGGAAATTAATCGGGAACGGGAAAAAGCGGGGGAACAATTGTTTGCTAATCCTCGCAATGCTGCGGCGGGTACGCTGCGGCAGTTGGATTCTAAAATTGTGGATAAGCGCAGGTTGGATTTCTTTGCTTATACTCTGCATTTAGATCGGGGTAACGAGGAGAATACCCAGTGGGATTCGTTGGAATTGTTGAGAACAATGGGGTTTAAGGTGAATCCCTATCGCAAAATTTGCTATTCTTTGGAGGAGGTTCGCGAGTATTACGAACATTGGGATACTGAGCGGCGGAATTTGCCTTACATGACGGATGGGGTTGTTGTTAAGATTAATTCGGTTTTGCTGCAAAAACAATTGGGTTTTACTCAGAGGTTTCCGCGTTGGGCGATCGCCCTGAAGTATCCCGCGGCTGAAGTGCCTACAATAGTAGAAGCTGTCACCGTGCAAGTAGGGAGAACCGGGGCTCTGACTCCTGTAGCGGAACTCAAACCGGTGCAGTTGGCGGGGACGACGGTTTCGCGGGCTTCTCTCCACAACAGCGATCGACTTTCCGACCTAAATCTCCATATTGGCGATACTGTGATTGTCAGAAAAGCTGGGGAAATTATACCAGAAGTTGTGCGAGTTTTGCCGGAACTGCGCCCCCAAAATGCTCAAATTTTCCAAATGCCCAGTTGCTGTCCCGAATGCGAACAGCCTGTAGTTCGGGAAAAGGGGGAGGCCGTTACTCGCTGCATCAATACATCTTGTCCGGCAATTTTGAGGGGTTCGCTGATTCATTTTTGCAGCCGGGATGCTCTGGATATTAACGGTGTTGGGGAAAAGTTGGTGCAGCAGATGGTTGATAGCAATCTGGTAGATTCTGCGGCGGATTTGTACGAATTGACTGCGGAAAGATTGATGAGTTTGGAACGCATGGGTAAGAAGTTAGCAGAAAAGTTGGTAAGTGCGATCGCCCAATCGAAAAATCAACCTTATTCGCGCGTACTTTACGGCTTGGGCATCCGCCACGTCGGCACAGTCAACGCTCAATTGCTGACAGAAAGGTTTGCAAATGTGGAAGAGTTAGCAGGGGTATCAGCGGCATCGATTGAGGGCGTTTACGGCATCGGGCCGGAAATTGCTCAAGCGGTTTATCAGTGGTTTCGAGTGCCGGCAAATCAAAGTTTAATTGCACGGTTGAAAACTGCGGGCTTGCAATTGCAGTCAGAAGCGAAAAATCCCAATTTAGCCAGCACAAATTTACAACTTGCAGGCAAAAGCTTTGTGCTTACCGGAACTTTGCCCACTTTGAAACGAGATGAAGCTAAAGATTTGATTCAAAAAGCAGGAGGTAAAGTCACAAGTTCCGTGAGTGCTAAAACAGATTATGTGGTTGTGGGAGAAGATGCGGGTTCTAAGTTGGAAAAGGCTCAATCTTTAGGGATAGAACTACTTTCGGAAGCTGAGTTATTAGAATTGCTATCGACACCATAA
- the psbA gene encoding photosystem II q(b) protein has translation MTTTLQQRSSANVWERFCEWVTSTDNRIYVGWFGVLMIPTLLSATICYVIAFIAAPPVDIDGIREPVAGSLMYGNNIITGAVVPSSNAIGLHFYPIWEAASLDEWLYNGGPYQLVIFHFLIGVFCYMGREWELSYRLGMRPWICVAYSAPVAAATAVFLIYPIGQGSFSDGMPLGISGTFNFMIVFQAEHNILMHPFHMLGVAGVFGGSLFSAMHGSLVTSSLVRETTETESQNYGYKFGQEEETYNIVAAHGYFGRLIFQYASFNNSRSLHFLLGAWPVVGIWFTALGISTMAFNLNGFNFNQSIIDSQGRVINTWADVINRANLGMEVMHERNAHNFPLDLAAAETTPVALVAPSING, from the coding sequence ATGACAACGACCTTACAGCAGCGCTCTAGCGCCAACGTCTGGGAACGCTTCTGCGAGTGGGTAACATCCACCGACAACCGCATCTATGTAGGTTGGTTCGGCGTCTTGATGATTCCCACCCTGCTCAGCGCCACCATCTGCTACGTCATCGCCTTCATCGCTGCCCCACCAGTGGACATCGACGGCATCCGCGAACCAGTAGCAGGTTCCTTAATGTACGGCAACAACATCATCACAGGTGCAGTTGTCCCCTCATCCAACGCCATCGGCTTGCACTTCTACCCCATCTGGGAAGCAGCTTCCCTCGATGAGTGGCTGTACAACGGCGGCCCTTACCAATTGGTAATCTTCCACTTCCTGATCGGTGTATTTTGCTACATGGGTCGCGAATGGGAACTGTCCTACCGCTTGGGAATGCGCCCTTGGATCTGCGTAGCTTACTCTGCACCAGTAGCAGCAGCAACCGCAGTATTCTTGATCTACCCTATAGGACAAGGCAGCTTCTCTGACGGTATGCCCTTGGGTATCTCCGGTACATTCAACTTCATGATCGTGTTCCAAGCCGAGCACAACATCCTGATGCACCCCTTCCACATGTTGGGAGTTGCCGGTGTCTTCGGTGGTAGCTTGTTCTCCGCCATGCACGGTTCTTTGGTAACATCTTCCTTGGTTCGCGAAACAACCGAAACCGAATCGCAAAACTACGGTTACAAATTCGGTCAAGAAGAAGAAACCTACAACATCGTCGCAGCCCACGGCTACTTCGGTCGTTTGATTTTCCAATACGCTTCCTTCAACAACAGCCGTTCCTTGCACTTCTTGTTAGGTGCATGGCCAGTAGTCGGCATCTGGTTTACCGCTTTGGGTATCTCCACGATGGCGTTCAACTTGAACGGTTTCAACTTCAACCAATCGATTATCGACTCTCAAGGTCGCGTCATCAATACTTGGGCTGATGTCATCAACCGCGCTAACTTGGGTATGGAAGTAATGCACGAGCGCAACGCTCACAACTTCCCGCTCGACTTGGCTGCTGCTGAAACTACTCCAGTAGCTTTGGTTGCTCCTTCTATCAACGGCTAA